In Lates calcarifer isolate ASB-BC8 linkage group LG21, TLL_Latcal_v3, whole genome shotgun sequence, the sequence TCACAGAGAGGTTTGTTGCGGTGATGGTCTTATTTTACTGATCAGATGTGATGGAGAAATCAGCATTtaatgcagcagctgtggttCTCAGTATTCGCCTTCTGTGTAGATTACACCAGTGGTTCCCACACTTGTAATTTGCAGTGGCAGCCTTTCTAAAGGAGGTTGTATTTGCTCGCAGGTGCGTCAGATCATGAAGAAATGGGCTGACCTGAAATGTGATGGGAAGCGGCGTATCGCAGCCCTGCGGGGCCCCAACGGCAGCAACCTGAGGAAGAAGAACCTGGGCCCCGTGGAGAGGATGGTCCACAAGATACTGATGATGAGTCCCAGAGGAGGTGAGCAGAGGAAGACAGGTGGTAGGGATATTGCTGTGAGAGCCTTAATGTAGTTTAAGCAGAAAAGACTTGATAATAGAGGTTAGTAAAGGGGAGCAGACAAATAAGAAGTGTTGTTTCTCTTGAATGAACCAGTTTTCATTTGTTGGTTGTCAGATGGTGACAGTGATCAGGACCTGGGCGAGGACGATGATTTCTCAAAGCTGTACGCTAGAGGCCTGCCCCCTAACCCCACCCACTACTCCTACCTCAACCTGACAGACTCCCACTCCTTACCTGGGGGAGCCTCCTTCgacatctctcctctctcctccccagAGAAGGAACTTGGTGGTAAGTCAGAGGTGGTTGCTGGGAAACACGACGACAGCACCCTCTCTAAACTACTTCAAGTTTGAGGTAGTCGTAGATATTTTGGCGTTGCAGAGTTTCTGACTGTTTCTGTCTTGCAGGAGATCCTTTCCACTCCTCCTCTGACTTTGACTTAGACCTGGCTGACGATGGAGGTAAGAACGTGGTTTTTTACAGCTGgttttttcagtctgttgtgGCTGCAGGGAAAGTTAAAAAGACACAAGATTATCTAAAAGGTTTGTTTAAGTTCAGCGTTTGTCTGTCGGTGCCAGGACCTCGTTAGACTGATGAATATTGTAAAAATCTAGTACAGTTAAAGGTGATGGGAACTTACTGCTTCATGCTCATGATCCAAATCAGACCCACACCGTGAGTCAAGgcttttaatctgaaaaacCAGAAAGCCCGGGTACTGGAGAGCTTCCTGTGAGGTTGTCGTGCTTCTCTCAACCAGGAAATGTGACGATAAACTAAAAGgacatgttttgtttcatgtgtcaGAACGCACCATGGACTTTGACGAAAACGACGACTCCGTGTTCTCCTCttgtccctcctctctccccccgcccacctccacctccctggaCCCCCTGCCTGACGACACCCTGCTGAGGGTCAGACCGGTCCACACCTACTCCCGAAACAACAGCCAGAACCACAACCACACCCAGAACCACACCTCCTCCAGATCTACACCTGgaccctcctcctctgtggcctccacctcctctgttttcccctCCGCATCTGATTCAGACGCCGCCTCGTGCTCTGCTGCGCCTCCTTTGTCGCAGTCCCCCACGAGCTCCAATGTGACTGgttcctccctccctgctcccccacctgcctcctcctcctctacatcTGTTGCAGCCAATGACTCTACCTCTCACCCTGCaccacctcctgctgctgctcctgcttcctctgctgctgtatcctcctcctcctctgtcctctccgCCACCTCTCATCAGCCACCTCCCTCCAATCACCCCCCCACCTCGGGCTCAAACCCATCCGACCCTCTCCCGGCCGGAGCGTCCACCCGCAGGTCCCAGGACCAGGTGGCTCAGATGGCCTCTCAGAGCCTCCAGCAGCAGCGGGCCAGCAGGATGCTCCTGACCTCGGTGTCTCAGTCTCTGGAGATGCTGGCTCAGTCCGTGCAGCTGCTGGTGGAGAGCCAGCAGGAGTTTGTGCAggagtctctgctgctgcagagggagaCCGTGGACATCCTGAGGGATTTCTCCAACACGGCGCTCACCATGCTGAGGGACAAGGCCAACAGCGGACATCTGCCGACACATCACCACCCCCCTTCACACTTCTGAAAGACAGACTAGTTCATTTTCAAAACTAAATGGGAAAGAACAACAAGCCAAGTGCAGGAAAGTGTTGTCAGTGTGAGTAGATGACAGGCCGCCAGCCGCCACGTGGAGTCACTCAGATTGAAACATCTGTCTTAGTCAGGAGACGCTGATGTTTGACTTAAGCAGCCTGAAAATGGGACTAAATATTTAGCCAGAGGCACAGACAGGTTCAGATTTACTCCATGATCTCAGATGTTTGTGTGCCTGGTTGTGTTGGTTTATGGCAGGCTCATGTGTTCACACTGTAATTAAGCTGCTGAATCCACCCTCTTTACAAACCAACACTAGACGATGTAAAGACAGAGCTCGTGTTT encodes:
- the zgc:113149 gene encoding uncharacterized protein zgc:113149; amino-acid sequence: MSASWRDDDEEFRVGGVKGGLRAKPRFSFTEVKLLLEAVKRNRYIILRKFNQGVSAETKKQTWAEITNQINGLGENHREVRQIMKKWADLKCDGKRRIAALRGPNGSNLRKKNLGPVERMVHKILMMSPRGDGDSDQDLGEDDDFSKLYARGLPPNPTHYSYLNLTDSHSLPGGASFDISPLSSPEKELGGDPFHSSSDFDLDLADDGERTMDFDENDDSVFSSCPSSLPPPTSTSLDPLPDDTLLRVRPVHTYSRNNSQNHNHTQNHTSSRSTPGPSSSVASTSSVFPSASDSDAASCSAAPPLSQSPTSSNVTGSSLPAPPPASSSSTSVAANDSTSHPAPPPAAAPASSAAVSSSSSVLSATSHQPPPSNHPPTSGSNPSDPLPAGASTRRSQDQVAQMASQSLQQQRASRMLLTSVSQSLEMLAQSVQLLVESQQEFVQESLLLQRETVDILRDFSNTALTMLRDKANSGHLPTHHHPPSHF